tCCACGCTAGATATCTTTCCCAAAAATCCATGTGATATTTTAAAGTGATACATACACAAATCAGTTGACCTagtcacaattaaaaaaaataaagtaagcaGAGATTATTCctcttatattgttttttttttttcctttcagattttcaatttcttagGCAATAAAGCAAACACATGACATTCCAGCATCAAACCCTCCAAAGAATTGAGGAGCTGTACAGAAAATAGTatgtatttaaatttgaatacAATTTTGGTCATGATATATATTGTTTAATACTAGAATAACATTAAGTTActattttgaaatcaaaataaataaaaatgtggGAATATAAACCTGATTAGGGTTGGGATTTAAATAGAATGAAgatctaaaaaaatctaattaacctAGCAAATTAATCGTACTTAAAACTCGagtaaatctgtttttttttatataaaaaaaaaaacaacattattctAAATTGATTAAGATATATTAACATGTATAGTTCGCAAACCAAGCGTAGTTTTACAATGATACCCTTGAGTAGAATCATTAGTTACAGCACACACTAGAGAGGAAGACAAGAAAACATTTGAAACATCCAACAAAATtcaaacgagaaaaaaaaaaaaaaaaaaaaaccgcgtATGTTTCAAACTAGGCGGTGGTGGAGCTGTCGTATGTATCTGTCTGTAACTCTGACGTCATTATCACCCCCGACGAGTAGTCTCTGTCATGTAAAGCCCCTCTTTCTCCTCTGAAACTAGTAgcattatatatgtgtgtgcgtgcgtgcgtgcgtgcgtgtgtgtgtaACGCGGAGTTATGGTTTATTCTTTGCCTAGCTTGGTATCCAATTCAAGCCTCCAAATTCGTCTCCTCCACAATTCTCTCTAACAGCAACAAACGCAGGCTAACCCGAAAGCTAAAAAccatctctttttctcttttttgcttttctttttttttttccacttttatcTCTCTCTATCTACCTATCTATCCTCCTGTATACAAAGAAAGACAGGAAAGCAAGCCAGAAAGTAACggaaagcaaaaaaatagaaagcaacttcaagaaaacaaaaactgaaaGCAAAAACCCCAAAATTATTTTCACCTGCCTTAATCAAAAAGCAAAGAGCAATCCTCCACCGTCAGTTTCTTTATCCCACGGTTAGAATTCTCTGATCATTTCATCTCCGTCACCATCGTCAGCACCGGATTTGAACGGGTTCGGATTGTTTTTGAAGGTAACGGAAAAGGTTATCTTTTGTGGTTTTTGGCATTTCTAGAGTTGAATTGTAGGGTCAAGGTTGTTTCAATCTTGATCTAATTAAGAGCCCCAGAGAGGAAATCGTTGAAATTCTTGAGATTGAGTTGATTTTGTGATCTGGGTCGATGGCTGAATTTGAAAATAACCAGGAAATCACACCCAATTCGAAACCCACCACCAATAAAATGACCTCTAGTTCTATATTCAATAGGTCTCTTACAATTCATTCAACCTCTGTGACAAAGCCTTACCTCCAATCAACATCAGGATTCTACAGTTCTTTTGAGTCCATGAAAGGAAAGGTCAAAAAGCTTCGGTCTTTGTTTGAGTCCCCGAAACCGAATCCCAATGAATTGCAAATTCAAGCAACTAATAAGCTACAATCTGTGAAATCAATGGGGCCTGATTATAATAGGTTCCCTGTTAATGATAATAGAATTCAGTTGCCTGGTACTGAGGATAGGATTGTGGTGTATTTAACGAGCTTGCGAGGGATTCGGAGGACTTATGAGGATTGTTATGCGGTGAAGATGATATTTAGAGGGTTTAGAGTGTGGGTTGATGAGAGGGATATTTCGATGGATTCAGCTTATAAGAAGGAGCTGCAAAGTGTGTTGGGAGAGAAAAATGTGAGCTTGCCGCAGGTGTTTATAAGGGGGAATCATGTAGGTGGTGCTGAGGTGATTAAGCAAATGTTCGAGACGGGCGAAATGGAAAGGGTTCTTGATGGGTTTCCAAGACGGCTGGCTGGGTTTGTTTGTGCAGGGTGTGGGGATGTGAGGTTTGTGCCATGTGGGAATTGTAGTGGAAGTAGGAAGTTgtttgatgaagatgaagggGTGCTTAAGAGATGCTTGGAATGTAATGAGAATGGATTGATTCGGTGCTCGGATTGCTGCTCGTGATTGAACTCGGATGCACACACCTGACTTGGTGTGCTCTTTTAGTTGTCTCGTTGCTGTGTGTAATCAATGTGAGGGTTGGATTCAAAATGCTCTTTCGGATTCACgggctttttttcatttttttcattgtatttaCATCGGTCAAGGAGACTGGTGTTGGTTGTTTTATGAAGAGTGTCTTGAACAATAATAGTTACTATGTGTTATCAAAACTCCAAATTGGTCTTGGtagttttgtttgtattttatacAGGGGGGATTATTTCTCCTTTATGGGAATGTAAATATGTAGTGCTAACGCATTGCAAAAGGATTTGCAAATGATGTATTGTAATGAAAATGGGTGCTTTTAAACCCTAACTTACTATACGTGAATACTGTGTCATTGAAAAtgtagatttttctttttattcatgttgtttAGATGAATACTGTCGACATGAATACAAGATTAAACTACAGGTTTATTTGCTTTTGTGGATTGTTTATATACTTGGAGATTTTGTTCTCTTTCTGAATAGCAGTGGCAGATTTGGCTCTGTATATTGTTTTCACTTTGCTGCTTCACAgagaatttccttttcttttgggaATGCATAATTGTCTAGGAACATACGCCGAGGAAGCTATTGCAAAATTTGCTTGTGGATGTTGTGTTACCTTCATGATTGAGAGAATATTTTCTTCACCTGACAAcgtaaaaaatttatatttgtgatATACATATGAACCAGGTGATCGCTTTCTTTAAGAATCGGCAATGCAGTGCTGTGCCCTGATTATTGTTATGTGATTCCTTTAATTCTCTGCAACCTTTGTTGGATTTGGTTCATCCTTTCTGCATCAACAACCGAAAATATGGTGAGGTAAGTGTGGTTATATGCAAATTTTGCACTCTGTGGAATGCTAGATGTTTGTTTAGGTTGCTCGCAAGACTGAATTAGCCTGCAAGTGTGTTGTGCTCATAACTTCTAGTTTATGTATATTGCTTCTGTAATTAACTAGAATTGCCTTGATCCTTGCATCAACAGAAATTCATGTGTATACctgtaaaaaaagaaagtatttCAAAACTTAAATCCTTCTATAATTATCTGAGCAAACCCCGGGTTGCTCATTATCTCTTCGTTATTTAATTTCTACTTTCTACTTTGActatatttctttcaattatccAGTCATTCTGCTTTCCAATTGAATCCTTTTGTATGAAATGTTTCCTTTTTCCAAGGCAGTTGATCTTCAGTTCTTTTCAGGGGATTAATGTAAACCCTCGTCGGATGCCTCAGCACTGCCCAGTCCTGAGTACTGTGCTATGGcttgtttgttttcttgcatCTTCATCTTCACTAAATACTAGAAACAAGACTGAACTGTCTGAGCTTGTATCATATCGATGGACATATCAGACCATTCTTATTATGTTTGCAAATTTCTGTCAAACAAACAAGGAGAATAGCGAGACCGAATGGATTGATGATCTTATAGCTGTCCGAGCTGGTGAGCTTCCCTGGGTCAAATCCACTTTGGTTAATTTATAGCTGTCTAGCTTTCATCATACTGATTGACATATCACACCAGTCTTGGTGAGAATTGATTGTTGATCTTAcgtaaaaaccttttttttcttcaacatgAATCATAAATATCTGtgtatcttaattttttttgttcaatttcttcaaGAGTGATAGGGATATATGCTCCAACTTGAAATGTTTCCTATTGAACAAGTTTCAGACTGACAACTCAAATGAATGGTTGGTGCTCACAGATAAGCTGGCGTTGTCTAGACAATCTCCTGTTATGGCTGCAACTAATCTGTCAAACAAACTTGCAACTATCTGTCAAGCAAATAAATTGGAAGATGATAGGGCATTCATTTATGGATAAATATACCTGACAGTCTCTATCCAGGAACAAAAACTTTAAAGAATGAAGCAAGAAGAGTCAAGAACAATAATGCCATTCCAAGAACTAgttgaaatgaaaagcaaattTAACATGATGACATCAATAAGGAGATTTGATTCACTCGTTGCTGTttcaatacaatttaaaataatacattttttttctcatcggGGCAATTTCCCAGATCGAAAAACTGCAAACTTGTTAGCTTCCGAGTAGGAAAACTCAATCCCATTATCCTTCAACAATCCTTCAATCAACTTCTTATCCTTCTCAGGCTCTTTACTCTCACATTCAATCTCATAACTGGTTCCAAAATCATAAATTGTCTCATCAAGCTCTAGTTTCAGTCCTTTCCAGTCAAACACTTGCCTCACATTCCTAAACATACCCAAACAAACAAGAACCTCGTTTTCTCCAACCCCAAACTCCCTTCTGACTCTCTGTATTATCTTTGAACTCTCTATTAATCCCAGTAACTGGCCGGGCTCAGCCACGCACATGCGGCCAATCTTGGGGTCAATGGGCTCTTCTTGCTCTTCAACGCGGCTAATGCCATCTGACATGATAGGTTTAGCTTTGAGAGAGAGGATGCAGTAAGAATCAAGATTGTAGAAACGAAGACGGAGAGCTGCAAAGTTTGAGGAGAGTTTGGAGTTGGTGGTGTCAAAGAAGATGTTTTCTTGGATTAAGGTTTTGGTGTGGAAAGAAGCGAGGATGATAGACAGTTTTTGGTGGGAGTTTGAGTCTGGAAGCCGAAGCTTTACCTCAACTTCCATTGTAATAATTATCGATTGATTGGTTTctgagaaaatggaggaaaaCACTGATGGGTTTTATGATTGCCTCTCGTTTCTCATCAACCTAGGAGAGAGAGCTGTACTCTATCTTGAATACTGAAGTGGAACTTCCTCATTCGTTgggttgtttatttattttgatcggCAGTGATGAGTGAAGTGAGGAGTTTAACCTCAAAAGAAGAGGATAAGGGAACCACAAGAGTTTCAATTTCTTAAATGCCTACATGGGTACAACTACGCTGCCCTAGACAAACTACAGACATTGTTGGCTACATACTATGTTAACTTGTCATAGCATCTCCGAtgcaaaatgatatatttaaaaaattaaattaataaaataatttttttgagtagtataaatataatttttttatttatgtatattttaaaataaaaagctatttagaaaagctaattatattttaatatattttatgttaaactaATTTACTATAgttatataactaatttagttattttttatataatataatcatGATGTTATTagtacaaaacaaataaaaaaatactggtcaacaaatacatgttatttcatttattttttaacttctccgcatagaaatataaaaataacttttcaaaacAAGAATAGACATTTTTAGCTATTTATATAGCTTAACTTACCCattgaaatgattaaaattaaaaataaaagataaaagtataatttttttcattttaactctttttttaattgttatattggAGATGCTCGAAGTAAACTCCTGACCCGTCCACTCATGAGTTGGCATAAGCcggatttttaaaattaaaataattgagaattgactcagtaaaaaaatcaatcatgtgATTAATTCTCGACTggcaaatcaatttaaaaacaaccttgttttaattttttttaaaaaaaatcttttttttaaaaaaaaaagcatattacAACCCATCATCATAAAATGTTTTAAGATACGATTTGTTTCCCAAGATTTTTGAACAGGCACAGCTTTTTGAAACAGATGTTGACATTCTCCGAAACAGATTTGTTGCATTGTACTATCTGCATCCTGATCAGATATAATGTTCAGACAACCACGAGGACCAATATTCGTGTGTGTAAAATCACTATTAGACTCAACTTTTTATTGGTTTGGCCAGTGGAATGCTCTCCCAGTGCACTTTGGTTGAGGCGTAGCTGGTGTCTAAGCTTCCATCATGCATCGATGA
This region of Populus alba chromosome 3, ASM523922v2, whole genome shotgun sequence genomic DNA includes:
- the LOC118054285 gene encoding uncharacterized protein At5g39865, producing the protein MAEFENNQEITPNSKPTTNKMTSSSIFNRSLTIHSTSVTKPYLQSTSGFYSSFESMKGKVKKLRSLFESPKPNPNELQIQATNKLQSVKSMGPDYNRFPVNDNRIQLPGTEDRIVVYLTSLRGIRRTYEDCYAVKMIFRGFRVWVDERDISMDSAYKKELQSVLGEKNVSLPQVFIRGNHVGGAEVIKQMFETGEMERVLDGFPRRLAGFVCAGCGDVRFVPCGNCSGSRKLFDEDEGVLKRCLECNENGLIRCSDCCS
- the LOC118054288 gene encoding triphosphate tunnel metalloenzyme 3, producing the protein MEVEVKLRLPDSNSHQKLSIILASFHTKTLIQENIFFDTTNSKLSSNFAALRLRFYNLDSYCILSLKAKPIMSDGISRVEEQEEPIDPKIGRMCVAEPGQLLGLIESSKIIQRVRREFGVGENEVLVCLGMFRNVRQVFDWKGLKLELDETIYDFGTSYEIECESKEPEKDKKLIEGLLKDNGIEFSYSEANKFAVFRSGKLPR